One segment of Tenrec ecaudatus isolate mTenEca1 chromosome 1, mTenEca1.hap1, whole genome shotgun sequence DNA contains the following:
- the CRTC1 gene encoding CREB-regulated transcription coactivator 1 isoform X1: MATSNNPRKFSEKIALHNQKQAEETAAFEEVMKDLSLTRAARLQYLQLGPSRGQYYGGSLPNVNQLGSGGTDLPFQTPFQSTGLDTSRTTRHHGLVDRVCRERSRLGSPHRRPLSVDKHGRQVDSCPYGTVYLSPPADSSWRRTNSDSALHQSTMTPTPPDSFTGGSQDAHQKRVLLLTVPGMEETPSEADKNLSKQAWDTKKTGSRPKSCEVPGINIFPSADQEAAATLIPATHNTGGSLPDLTNIHFPSPLPTPLDPEEPPFPALSSSSSTGNLATNLTHLGLSGAPQGMTTTGSSPGVGPLSLSTDARRQQAQQAVTMDALSLEQQLPFAFFTPAGAPPPPQPQPPPPPPPTSQQQQQPPPPGGPLMPSASLPRGPQLPPLPVTLPSSLPPSPAESPGQPPLGIDVASAPSLQQYRTSAGSPATQSPTSPVSNQGFSPGSSPQHTSTLGSVFGDSYYEQQMAARQANALSHQLEQFNMVEGAISSSSLYSPGSTLSYSQAAMMGLTGSHSSLPDAAPLGYPSHGGIPNIILTGPMTMGGRHPWPSHTSCQWQPSECERRLSADVAQWPPGQRVTLVTGESPPSLSKELTNSLAGVGDVSFDADAQFPLDELKIDPLTLDGLHMLNDPDMVLADPATEDTFRMDRL, translated from the exons CTCCAGTACCTGCAGCTGGGCCCCAGCCGCGGCCAGTACTATGGCGGCTCCCTGCCCAACGTCAACCAGCTCGGCAGTGGCGGCACAGACCTGCCCTTCCAG actccCTTCCAGTCCACGGGCCTGGACACCAGCCGGACCACCCGGCACCACGGGCTGGTAGACCGAGTGTGCCGGGAGCGCAGCCGGCTCGGCTCCCCGCACCGCCGGCCCCTGTCAGTGGATAAACACGGGCGGCAG GTGGACAGCTGCCCGTACGGCACCGTGTACCTCTCCCCGCCCGCAGACAGCAGCTGGAGAAG GACCAATTCTGACTCCGCCCTGCACCAGAGCACAATGACACCCACCCCGCCAGACTCCTTCACGGGTGGGTCCCAGGATGCACACCAGAAaagag TTTTACTATTAACGGTCCCGGGGATGGAGGAGACCCCATCAGAGGCGGACAAAAACCTTTCCAAGCAAGCGTGGGACACAAAGAAG ACGGGGTCTAGGCCCAAGTCCTGCGAGGTTCCTGGAATCAA CATCTTCCCATCTGCCGACCAGGAAGCCGCCGCCACCCTGATCCCTGCCACCCACAACACGGGGGGCTCGCTGCCCGACCTGACCAACATCCACTTCCCCTCACCGCTGCCCACGCCACTGGACCCCGAGGagccccccttccctgccctgaGCAGCTCCAGCAGCACCGGCAATCTGGCAACCAACCTGACGCACCTGGGACTCAGCGGTGCCCCCCAGG GAATGACCACAACGGGCTCCTCGCCGGGCGTTGGCCCCCTTTCCCTGAGCACGGATGCCAGGCGGCAACAGGCCCagcag GCCGTGACCATGGACGCCCTGTCCTTGGAGCAGCAGCTGCCCTTCGCCTTTTTCACGCCCGCTGGAGCCCCACCCCCGCCGCAGCCACAACCCCCGCCACCCCCGCCACCCAcctcgcagcagcagcagcagccaccgcCCCCAGGGGGCCCCCTGATGCCCAGCGCCAGCCTGCCACGCGGCCCACAGCTGCCCCCACTCCCAGTCACCCTGCCGTCTTCGCTGCCCCCGTCCCCCGCCGAAAGTCCTGGTCAGCCACCCCTGGGGATCGATGTTGCATCG GCCCCGTCCCTGCAGCAGTACCGCACGAGCGCCGGCTCTCCTGCCACCCAGTCTCCCACCTCGCCCGTCTCCAACCAAGGCTTCTCCCCTGGGAGCTCCCCGCAG CACACTTCCACGCTGGGCAGCGTCTTTGGGGACTCCTATTATGAGCAGCAGATGGCAGCAAGGCAGGCCAATGCCCTGTCCCATCAG CTGGAGCAGTTCAACATGGTGGAGGGCGCCATCAGCTCGAGCAGCCTGTACAGCCCGGGCTCCACGCTCAGCTACTCGCAGGCCGCCATGATGGGGCTCACGGGCAGCCACAGCAGCCTGCCGGATGCCGCGCCCCTGGGGTACCCAAGCCACGGGGGAATCcccaacatcatcctcacag GTCCCATGACCATGGGGGGCAGACACCCCTGGCCTTCACACACTTCATGCCAGTGGCAGCCCTCTGAGTGTGAACGCAGATTGTCTGCAGACGTTGCCCAGTGGCCCCCGGGGCAGAGAGTTACCTtgg TTACTGGCGAGTCTCCACCCAGCCTCTCGAAAGAGCTAACCAATTCGCTGGCCGGGGTTGGTGACGTCAGCTTCGATGCCGACGCCCAGTTCCCCCTGGATGAGCTCAAGATTGACCCCCTGACCCTGGACGGGCTGCACATGCTGAACGACCCCGACATGGTCCTGGCCGACCCAGCCACCGAGGACACCTTCCGGATGGACCGCCTCTGA
- the CRTC1 gene encoding CREB-regulated transcription coactivator 1 isoform X2 yields MATSNNPRKFSEKIALHNQKQAEETAAFEEVMKDLSLTRAARLQYLQLGPSRGQYYGGSLPNVNQLGSGGTDLPFQTPFQSTGLDTSRTTRHHGLVDRVCRERSRLGSPHRRPLSVDKHGRQVDSCPYGTVYLSPPADSSWRRTNSDSALHQSTMTPTPPDSFTGGSQDAHQKRVLLLTVPGMEETPSEADKNLSKQAWDTKKTGSRPKSCEVPGINIFPSADQEAAATLIPATHNTGGSLPDLTNIHFPSPLPTPLDPEEPPFPALSSSSSTGNLATNLTHLGLSGAPQGMTTTGSSPGVGPLSLSTDARRQQAQQAVTMDALSLEQQLPFAFFTPAGAPPPPQPQPPPPPPPTSQQQQQPPPPGGPLMPSASLPRGPQLPPLPVTLPSSLPPSPAESPGQPPLGIDVASAPSLQQYRTSAGSPATQSPTSPVSNQGFSPGSSPQHTSTLGSVFGDSYYEQQMAARQANALSHQLEQFNMVEGAISSSSLYSPGSTLSYSQAAMMGLTGSHSSLPDAAPLGYPSHGGIPNIILTVTGESPPSLSKELTNSLAGVGDVSFDADAQFPLDELKIDPLTLDGLHMLNDPDMVLADPATEDTFRMDRL; encoded by the exons CTCCAGTACCTGCAGCTGGGCCCCAGCCGCGGCCAGTACTATGGCGGCTCCCTGCCCAACGTCAACCAGCTCGGCAGTGGCGGCACAGACCTGCCCTTCCAG actccCTTCCAGTCCACGGGCCTGGACACCAGCCGGACCACCCGGCACCACGGGCTGGTAGACCGAGTGTGCCGGGAGCGCAGCCGGCTCGGCTCCCCGCACCGCCGGCCCCTGTCAGTGGATAAACACGGGCGGCAG GTGGACAGCTGCCCGTACGGCACCGTGTACCTCTCCCCGCCCGCAGACAGCAGCTGGAGAAG GACCAATTCTGACTCCGCCCTGCACCAGAGCACAATGACACCCACCCCGCCAGACTCCTTCACGGGTGGGTCCCAGGATGCACACCAGAAaagag TTTTACTATTAACGGTCCCGGGGATGGAGGAGACCCCATCAGAGGCGGACAAAAACCTTTCCAAGCAAGCGTGGGACACAAAGAAG ACGGGGTCTAGGCCCAAGTCCTGCGAGGTTCCTGGAATCAA CATCTTCCCATCTGCCGACCAGGAAGCCGCCGCCACCCTGATCCCTGCCACCCACAACACGGGGGGCTCGCTGCCCGACCTGACCAACATCCACTTCCCCTCACCGCTGCCCACGCCACTGGACCCCGAGGagccccccttccctgccctgaGCAGCTCCAGCAGCACCGGCAATCTGGCAACCAACCTGACGCACCTGGGACTCAGCGGTGCCCCCCAGG GAATGACCACAACGGGCTCCTCGCCGGGCGTTGGCCCCCTTTCCCTGAGCACGGATGCCAGGCGGCAACAGGCCCagcag GCCGTGACCATGGACGCCCTGTCCTTGGAGCAGCAGCTGCCCTTCGCCTTTTTCACGCCCGCTGGAGCCCCACCCCCGCCGCAGCCACAACCCCCGCCACCCCCGCCACCCAcctcgcagcagcagcagcagccaccgcCCCCAGGGGGCCCCCTGATGCCCAGCGCCAGCCTGCCACGCGGCCCACAGCTGCCCCCACTCCCAGTCACCCTGCCGTCTTCGCTGCCCCCGTCCCCCGCCGAAAGTCCTGGTCAGCCACCCCTGGGGATCGATGTTGCATCG GCCCCGTCCCTGCAGCAGTACCGCACGAGCGCCGGCTCTCCTGCCACCCAGTCTCCCACCTCGCCCGTCTCCAACCAAGGCTTCTCCCCTGGGAGCTCCCCGCAG CACACTTCCACGCTGGGCAGCGTCTTTGGGGACTCCTATTATGAGCAGCAGATGGCAGCAAGGCAGGCCAATGCCCTGTCCCATCAG CTGGAGCAGTTCAACATGGTGGAGGGCGCCATCAGCTCGAGCAGCCTGTACAGCCCGGGCTCCACGCTCAGCTACTCGCAGGCCGCCATGATGGGGCTCACGGGCAGCCACAGCAGCCTGCCGGATGCCGCGCCCCTGGGGTACCCAAGCCACGGGGGAATCcccaacatcatcctcacag TTACTGGCGAGTCTCCACCCAGCCTCTCGAAAGAGCTAACCAATTCGCTGGCCGGGGTTGGTGACGTCAGCTTCGATGCCGACGCCCAGTTCCCCCTGGATGAGCTCAAGATTGACCCCCTGACCCTGGACGGGCTGCACATGCTGAACGACCCCGACATGGTCCTGGCCGACCCAGCCACCGAGGACACCTTCCGGATGGACCGCCTCTGA